A stretch of DNA from Rhizobium sp. EC-SD404:
AGACGATGTAGGCCTCGCGCCAGTGCCCCGCCGCATGCTTCCAGTAACGGGCGACGATCGCCACCACGAGAACCACGGTGGATGCGATGCCGACCCCGACGGCCGGGGTGATCGTGGCGATCGGAAACAGGAAGCCGGTGATCACGGTTGCGGCGGTCGTGATCAGGAACACCTCGGTCCAGTGCTCGCGGCGCCGTGCGGTCAGCCAGCCATGCAACACGACGAAGCCGGCGACGATGCCGACCAGGCTCAGAACCACATGAAAGAGTGTGAAGGGAGTCATTCCGAAAAGCATGGAGTTTACTCCTGTTCGATGACTGACCCGATCATACGCCTTCCGGTGATAGTTGAGAAGCTGCTTAAACGCGGCCGCCCGCGCTCATGCTTCCAGCGTCGATTTCAGCCGTGCCAGCCGCTCGACCGCGCTTGCTGCATGCGGACCGATCCAGCGGTCGTGGATGTGCTTGATCGGCAGCGGATTGAGGTGGTTCCACCGCTCCCGGCCTCGGCGTTCAACGATGATGAGCTCGGCCGCCTCCAGCACCTTCAGGTGCTGCATCACCGTGCAGCGGTCGAGCTTCGGCAGAAGCTCCGAAAGCGTACCTGTCGTCTTCGGGTCGTCCTTCAACATGTCGCAGATCTGGCGGCGAACCGGGGCGGCCAGAGCCTTGAAAACGAGGTCGGATTTCGATTCGCTTGACATGTTATGTTTTTATAACACAATGGATCAATCGACAAGCGGATCGCAAAGCGGATCCCAAGACCGATGGAGAATAGGATGGATCTCAAATTCAAGGTGTCCGGCCGCATAGCGCGCCCGATTCACGACGTGTTCGAAGCCGTCGCCAACCCCGACAAGCTGTCGGGCTACTTCACGACGGGTGGCGCCAAGGGGCGGCTAGAGGCCGGCGCGACGGTAACGTGGGATTTCGCGGATTTTCCCGGCGCGTTCCCGGTGAAGGTGGAGGAAGTGGACGCGCCTCGACGCATCGTGCTGCGGTGGGAGGCAGCCGATAAGGACGAGGCTGGCCGATCCTATGACACGACGGTGACGATGACATTTGCACCGCTCAATGGCGACCGCACGCTCGTGACCATTTCCGAGGAAGGCTGGCTCGAGACAGCGGAGGGGTTGAAGAACTCCTACGGCAATTGCGGCGGCTGGATGCAGATGCTGTGCGCGCTGAAGGCCTATGTCGAACACGGCATCAATCTGCGCGAAGGGATGTTCAAGTAGCGCCGCCATGCGGGCGGCCCGAACTTGCGACAACCATTCCGATCCTTTAGGAACCGCGACTGAAAAGTTCAGTCATTAGTGACGCATTCGTCGCCAGGTTCCCCATGTCCGATAAGAAGAAAAAGCCGCAGAAGCTGAAGGCCCGCCTGCCGCGCGGGTTCGGCGACCGTTCTCCCGCCGACATCCGCGCGACCGACGAGATGGTGGCGAAGATCAAGGCCGTCTACGAGCGCTACGGCTTCGATCCGGTCGAAACGCCGATGTTCGAATACACCGACGCACTCGGCAAGTTCCTGCCCGACAGCGACCGGCCGAACGAGGGCGTGTTCTCGCTGACCGACGACGACGAGCAGTGGATGAGCCTGCGCTACGACCTGACCGCGCCGCTCGCCCGCCACGTGGCCGAGAACTTCAACGACATCCAGTTGCCATACCGCACCTACCGCGCCGGCTGGGTGTTCCGCAACGAAAAGCCCGGCCCCGGCCGTTTCCGCCAGTTCATGCAGTTCGACGCCGACACGGTGGGCGCTCCGGGCGTCCAGGCCGACGCCGAAATGTGCATGATGATGGCCGACGTGATGGAAGCGCTCGGCATTGCGCGCGGCGATTACGTGATCCGCGTCAACAACCGAAAGGTGCTGGACGGCGTGTTGGAAGCCATCGGTCTCGGCGGCGACGACAACGCCGAGAAAAGGCTGACGGTGCTGCGCGCGATAGACAAGCTGGACAAGTTCGGTGTCGGTGGCGTGCAGCAATTGCTGGGCGCAGGCCGCAAGGACGAGAGCGGCGATTTCACCAAAGGTGCGGGGCTCGATGAGGAGCAG
This window harbors:
- a CDS encoding metalloregulator ArsR/SmtB family transcription factor translates to MSSESKSDLVFKALAAPVRRQICDMLKDDPKTTGTLSELLPKLDRCTVMQHLKVLEAAELIIVERRGRERWNHLNPLPIKHIHDRWIGPHAASAVERLARLKSTLEA
- a CDS encoding SRPBCC family protein, with protein sequence MDLKFKVSGRIARPIHDVFEAVANPDKLSGYFTTGGAKGRLEAGATVTWDFADFPGAFPVKVEEVDAPRRIVLRWEAADKDEAGRSYDTTVTMTFAPLNGDRTLVTISEEGWLETAEGLKNSYGNCGGWMQMLCALKAYVEHGINLREGMFK